Within the Gorilla gorilla gorilla isolate KB3781 chromosome 15, NHGRI_mGorGor1-v2.1_pri, whole genome shotgun sequence genome, the region TGCGTCAGCACCTGGAGGCCCTGCCTCGGGGCGCTGTCCGGGTGCTGATCCGCCCCGGAGCTGTCCCTGGCCTGCGGGTGCTGATCCGCAGTCCGCTCTATTCGGCTGTTCTCCTTTCCCTCCGCCAGAAAAGATGCAATGGCCCCGGAGTCCCGGGAGGACGAAGACGACGAAGAAGGCGGCTTCCCGTCGGCGGAGGAGACTGTGGCGGCGTTTGCAGCCGCAGGACGCGGCTTATGCCAGCGGCGATGGGAGGCCAGGTTCGCAGGACAGCTGAACACCTTGTCGCACTCAGGGCAGCGGTACTCTACGCGCACGATGCGGGAGCAGCGGTGCTGGGCCAGCGCGAAGGGGTCTGCGTACTGCTCCTTGCACAGCTGGCAGATGAACTCCCCCAGTGGCGTGCGGCTGCCCCCCAAGCCCCGAGACGGCGCTCCGGGCTCCTCCTCCTTGATCTTCAGGCCCAGGACAGGCGATGTGGTCACCTCATCGGCAAAGCTCAACTTCCTCATGGCCTTTGGCTTCTTGATTCCCGCGGCCGCGGGTGTAGACGCGCAGCCCGTGGGTGTCTTGCCGCGGCGCTCGCCGCCGGCCGCCCGCTTCAGACTCTGCAGGGCGGCCGAGAGGGGCGCAGGGTCCGGCTGAAGCGCGGGCTCTGGGAACGGCGCCCGAAGCGGCAGCAGAAACTGCTCCCCCGAGGTCGGTGCGACTGCTGGCGCCACCGAGCAGGAGAAAGAGGCCACGGCGGCGGCGCCCCCGGGGAAGGACTCGGCGGAGACGGGCGAGCTGAGGCAGCGCTCCAGGAACGCCCGACGCAGCTCTGCGCCTGCCGGCTTCGCTggactggggctggggctggggctggggctggggctgggcccgGGACCTTCCCTGCCACCCGCCCGCCACTCCGCGCCTTCCCGCCCGCCCGTCCCCGGGCTCACCCCAGCCGCCCGACATGGCGACCCCGACTGTTCCCGGGCCGCCTCCGCCGTCAACCCCTTTCCTGGTTCCTCTCGGGTGGGGGGTGCCGCCCGCTCCGCGCCGGGCAAGGAGGCGCTGGGAGCCTCCTCCAAGAAGGGCGGCGCCCCCTGGGGCCCCAGCAGAGGGAAGACACGCTCCGCAAGGCGAACTCGGTACGAGCCGCCTGTCCGTTTAGTTCGCTTCACCAGGAATCCCCTTGGCATGGTGGAGTCGAGAGCGCTCTGGGACAAGAGGAAAGGGGGCGCCACGGGGACTGAGAGCCGACCAGCAGATGAACTAGAAGAGCTTCGCCGCGGCTGTCATGCCGGGGCTATCTTTATAGCTGAGACGCGGGCCGGGGTCCCGCCGGGCCGCCCCGGGCTGGCCCGGCCAATCAGGAGTGGGAGCGGGCGCCGGGGGCGGGGCTTTCTCCCGTCCCGATTCACTGGAGTAGACGAatctggcggcggcggcggcgcacGCCCAGCCCCGCCTCACAGCGCCGCGAACCTGCCCCTGTGGCCGGCTGGGTCCGCCTCCCCCTGCAGCCTCCCGGGCGAAGACGCCAGAAGGTAAGGTCCAGAGTGTGAGGGAGCTCGACACTCCCCGCCTTGGCTGCCTCCGCGGAGCGTCCCACTGGGGAGCCGGGCGAAAAGGCCATCTCACGACGCCCTCCGCTCGGGCCGGGACCCGGCTGCCCCCAACGCGAGGGCGTCTGGCTGAAAAGCTCCCGCCCTGCGCCGGACGGCCGAGCGGAAGGGGCGGTGGGCAGAAGGTGCGGCGGAGACCACGGGGTGGGTGTCCGGAAGGGAACCGGTGCACGTCCTCTGCGGGTATTGAGCTGATGAGAAGTGCGACCGAGCGGCCGGACAGCTGACTGCACCGCCCTGTGGCTGCTCTCGGCGGCGGGAGCACGTCCGCCCGCCGGTATCGATCGGGCCCGCGCGCGGCGGCGACACTCGAGAGTTCATCTCCGCAGAAGGGCTCTCAGCGCGGGAGAGCGTGCCTGCCCGCCGCCAGCCTCCGAGTCGGGACGCCCGAGCGCGGCTGGGTCCTGGGCCTCTGCGCTCTTAAGTGCTCCTGCTCGATGGGAGCAGGAgtagggagaggaaaggaggatcTCATTTTCCACTGTCCTCGCATGAAGTGGTTTCTCTGTTCACACTTTCCACTTGTACTACCCA harbors:
- the INSM2 gene encoding insulinoma-associated protein 2, translated to MPRGFLVKRTKRTGGSYRVRLAERVFPLLGPQGAPPFLEEAPSASLPGAERAAPPTREEPGKGLTAEAAREQSGSPCRAAGVSPGTGGREGAEWRAGGREGPGPSPSPSPSPSPSPAKPAGAELRRAFLERCLSSPVSAESFPGGAAAVASFSCSVAPAVAPTSGEQFLLPLRAPFPEPALQPDPAPLSAALQSLKRAAGGERRGKTPTGCASTPAAAGIKKPKAMRKLSFADEVTTSPVLGLKIKEEEPGAPSRGLGGSRTPLGEFICQLCKEQYADPFALAQHRCSRIVRVEYRCPECDKVFSCPANLASHRRWHKPRPAAANAATVSSADGKPPSSSSSSSRDSGAIASFLAEGKENSRIERTADQHPQARDSSGADQHPDSAPRQGLQVLTHPEPPLPPGPYTEGVLGRRVPVPGSTSGGRGSEIFVCPYCHKKFRRQAYLRKHLSTHEAGSARALAPGFGSERGAPLAFACPLCGAHFPTADIREKHRLWHAVREELLLPALAGAPPETSGPSGPSDGSAQQIFSCKHCPSTFFSSPGLTRHINKCHPSESRQVLLLQMPLRPGC